The genomic window TCCGGCTGGTGCCACTATTGATGGAATACAAGTAAGCGTTGATAGAAGTAGGACAGATGCTACGGATGTCGCATTATTGGATGCATGGGGATTTGATTCTGATGGTACTTATTCATATGCCGTAAGCGCTGGAACTAATCGTTGTTTAATTCTTATTGCCGGTATGGGACATGATGCAGGAGATAGAGATTTAACTGCTGTTACGTATGGTGGCGTGAGTATGACAGAGGTTACGTCTGCTGCAACAAGTAATGGAGAGGAAACGCATTTGGAAATTTGGTATTTAGGAGAGGCTGGAATAGCAGCAGCTACATCAAGCAATTTTGCATTTACGTGGTCAGGAGGATTTGATGCCCAAATTTATGCAGTGGCTTCTTTTCAGTATGTAGATCAAGCTAGCCCGGTTGCTGATTTTGAAACTATTGGAAGTACTTCTACTGCAACGCTAACGTTTTCATCTACTTTAGCTGTAGAGGATGGTGATATGGTAGTATTAGGAGCCCTTGCCGGTGATGATACAGATGATAACATAGATGGCGATTTTACAGATAATAATTTTACGTGTGCGGGGTATACAGAGGGGGGGGATATAAGTGTTGACAACGGTAATAATCCGAATAGCGAAGAGCTTCAGATGGCTTGTTATACAAAAGCTATATCTGCCAATGGAACAGAGAATCCTTCTGTGATTACTAATGTTGCCGCATTGAGAAATTTTAATATGGTTGGTTTAGTTTTAAATAGTGTTCGTACCGTTTATGATAACTCTATAAAATTGGTAAAAGCAGATGGTACAATTGCCGGTACTGATAAAGCGGCTACCTCTACAAACTGGCCAACGGCAGATGCTACTGCTACTTATGGCGGAAGTTCCGATTTGTGGGGTATTTCTTGGACAGAGGCTGATGTTAAAGATGCAGATTTTGGAGTGGCAATTTCTGTGCTTGCTTACAATGCAACTGCACAAATAGATTATATTGGAATTACTGTGTATTATACTCCATCCGGAAGTTTTAGTAATTATACAATGGGGATTGACCAAACCGATGGATATTTTAAGTTGTCTGGTTCTTCTTCATTGGGAACTAGCGATTATGTTACTGTTAATACCTCCGGAAATATGGGTATTAATTGTACTGCACCTACTCAAAAATTATATGTTGATGGCAATATCTATGCAACAGGCTCTGTATTGGGTTCTCAAGCTGCGTGTAGTGATAGACGATGGAAGACAGATTTTAAACCTATTGAAGGTGCTCTAAAAACGGTATTAGGCTTAGATGGTATTTATTACAACTGGAAATATAAAGAGTTCCCTGCAAAAAAATTTACCGAGCAACGTCAAATAGGGTTTATTGCCCAAGAGGTAGAGAAAGTGTATCCGGAGCTTATTTTTACAGACAACGAAGGATATAAATATTTGAATTATGCTAGCATGACCCCAGTATTAGTTGAGGCTATAAAGGAACAGCAACTTATGATCATCGATTTACAAAAGAAGTTGGATGTAGCTTCGGCTAAAGCAAGTAAGGTTGATGCATTAGAAGGCAGGTTAAATGAGTTGCAGAAATCCATTCAGGAGTTAAACAGCAAGCAAAATTTAGAAGCAAAAAAATAAGTATTATTCTGTGAAATCGTGTTTAAAAGAACATTCTATATTGCCATTTTTACATTAGGGAGTATTATTTTCTCAGGAACTCTTTTTGCACAGCTTATAGCTTATAATGATGGATTGACGGTTGTTACAGTTACTACTTCTACCAATATTTATATAGATGGTAGTTACATGAGTAAGACCAACGGAACAGATGGAATTATTACAAACGAAGGTTCGATTTACATAACACAAGATTTTTATAATTACAACACTTCTTCATCTGCATTTAGCGGTGCTGCGGGGGGAGCTGTTTATTTAAATGGTTCAACAGCAAGTCAGAATATACTAGGTACAACAGATCCAGCTTTTTACAACTTATATATTCAAAATACCTATACTACCACACCTCAAATTGTTTTAGGGTTAAACACCAGTGTTACTAATATTTTAGAAATGTCTTCTGGTACAATTAATTTAAATTCGAAAACACTTACGTTAGGAACTTCTATACTTAATACGGGAACATTAAGTAGGACGGGAGGTTGGGCGTATGGTGGTAGTTTTAAAAGATGGGTTACCACTTCGGGTATATCATCCGGAAGTTCTGCAGGATTGTATCCTTTGGGTGGTAGTTCCGATTATAGGCCATTTTCGTTGTACACATCATCAAGTCCATCTGTTGGAGGATTTGTTACCGTTAATCATAATTATGTAGGAGGCCGAACTGTTGTAAACTTTGCAGATGGGGCGTTTAATATCGATGCAAGAAGTAATTCCTATTGGGCTGTAAGTACAGGTGGTGGTCTGTCTGGTGGTACTTACGGAATTTATGCCGGAGGTACCGGATTTGGGTTGGTGCAAACTGAATCGGATTTAAGGTTGGTACAGGCAAGCAGTGTTATAGGTACGGCAGGAACGAATACCGGCACATATTCTTCCCCGGAAGTAAATAGAACAGGCATTTCATTATTTAACTTGGCTAATAATTTTTATATAGGAACAACAGATGTTGCTAATTCTCCATTGCCTATTGAGCTGCTTAGTTTCGATGCAAAATTGAATAGTGATGTAGTTGATGTTGAGTGGGAAACTGCAACTGAGATTAATTGCGATTATTTTATTGTCGAGAAAACTATTGATGGAGATAATTTTGAGTTTGTAAGCAAAGTTGCCGGTGCAGGAAATAGTTTTTCTGTTCAAAAGTATTCAACTGTTGATACCAATCCATACGATGGAGTTTCTTATTATAGATTGAAACAAGTTGATTTTGATGGCTCTTTTACCTATTCAAATTTGGTTGCAGTAGAGGTGTTAATTAATTCTGGATTTTCAGTATACCCCAATCCGTATATGAGCGGTAGTTTAAAAATAAAATTTGAGAGTGAGTTAGATAAAGAAGAGTTATTAGTAATTGTATATAGCAATACGGGTGCCGAAATGTACTCCAAGGTAGTAGTTGTGAAAAAGGAAAATAATTATTTGGCAGTACTTGATTTGGAAAATCGTTTAGCACCCGGACTATACCATATTGTTGGCGCCTCAAAGCATACTACAAAATCACAACGGTTGGTTATTTACTAATCTAAAATAATTTTTCCTGTTGTATTTGTTTTGGAACTCGAAAAGTTTATGAGATACATTCCAGATGAATTTAAGTCTAGCTTAATATCAATTCTATTTGTTCCTATTTTTGCCATGTGTTTAGTTTTATTTATCTCGCTGCCAACAATAGATACTAGTCTTATTTCTATTTCCTCTTGCTCCAAAGATGTATAAAAAACAGTAATTGAATTCGATTCTACACTGTGATAATATTTTAGAAAATTATTTTTTTCTATACCTGTAACACCAGTTATATTAATATCATCTAAGAAGAAATTATTTCCTCCTCCGTTTGTAAATTTAAATTTGAACAACACATTATTTGAAGCTGTAAGCGGAGAAATATTTACAATCTGATTTTTCCATTGAGATGTATTTGAAGGGGTAAACGGATTGGTTTCAATAGCTGTTGTAGCTAGGGCGCTACCCGATTTAGTATAGCGTATGTTCCATGTTTGTCCGCAAGTAGTAGAAGAAAATATTTCCAATTTATCTGCGTCTGAACTTTGTATTTGTGCATATGCATATTTAAAAGTAAATGCAGGGCTTGACATGGAAGATATATCAATAGCAGGGCTGATAAGCTCTGTAGATTCTCCAAAAGAAGAAAAGTAATTATCAATAAAAGCACTATTACTTCCAGAGTAAGCAACACTGTTTGTCTGATCCCACGTAATTGAATTTCCGATATTTACAATACTCCAGTCATTATTGGGAAGTATTCCTGATTCGTAACTTTCGAAAAAGGAACCGCTGTACGTTGCTGTTGTTGATAATACGTTTATATATCCTGTTTTTGTTGTTGTGTTTGCACCAACATTGTTTGACACGGTAAGTGTAACAGAATATACTCCGGGTGAATTATAGATTACCGAAGGATTATTAATAGTTGATGTGTTGGGCGTTCCTCCGTCAAAATTCCATAGGTAAGAAGTTGGAGTTCCTCCCCAAGAAAGGTCTGTAAAGTTTATGGAATTTCCTTGACAGGTGTATTTTGTATTAGTTTTAAACTCAGCAATTGGTGCACAATTACTTGACGTGTTGGTGTATGTGCCTGTCGCTATAAGGTTGGAATATCCCCACAAATTATTTCTAAAGCCAATAGGGGAGTACAACGCTGCATCCATTCTGTTTTTTTGTCCAGTTGTAAACATACGCGAGCAATAGGAGTATTCCATAAAATTTTGAACGTTGTCTACCAGATTGCCGCATGTTGCACCACTTGTGTTGCAATTAATCCAACCTTTGGTAGGAGGTGTGTCCGTTACAAAATCATCTCCACAGGCTACTCCCGGATTATTGGTACTTCCCCATGGATGTAATAAATTAAAAAAATGTCCTACTTCGTGTGTAAGTATTCTTGATTTTGCATTATTGCTGGTGCCTATACTGCCAACGTAATCATGTAAAATTAGAATGCCCTCGTTGTTAGCTGGTGTAGTTCCAGGTAAATAGGTATATCCTGCAACGCCAATAGATATGGAGTTTACAACCCAAATATTTAAATATTTCCAAGCAGGCCAACCATTTAATTTTGAATTGTCGTCTCCAATGTATGTTTCTAACGATGCTATTCTATTTATGCCATTCGTACAATTTCCATTTGGATCTTTTGTTGCAAGCCTAAATTCGATGGAACAATTAGCAATGTTGTTCTTAAATGCATTTACAACAAATGAAGTGTCTGAATTTTGCCTATTGAAATCTTCGTTTAAAATTTGAAGTGCATCATATACTTGTGCGTCCGAAATATTTTCTATTCCATAATCGTGTATAATATGAACAACAACTGGAATAATAAAAGTGGAGTTTTGTTTATTGGCGAGATGGAAATTTTCGGTGAAATTTTCTAGCTGCTCTTGTTGTAAAAGTAACTCAGGATGTTTTAAAAACGACTGGCGGACCATTTCATCTGTTCCGCATACTTTTAAAGATTGCGCTAGGCTGATGGTAGCAAAAGTAAAGAATAGAAGCAGCAAATAAAGTCGTTGCACGTTATGTATCAGTTTAGTTGCCCAAAATTTCAATTGCATTTTTAGTTGTTATTGCTGCAACATCATCAACAGAAACTTTTTTTATTTCTGCTAATTTAGTTGCTATAAGTGTAAGGTATTTACTTTCGTTTCTTTTTCCGCGATATGGAGTGGGGGCAAGGTATGGAGAGTCTGTTTCTAAAACAAGATGCTTTAAATCTAATAATTCAACAACTTTATCTAACCCTGAATTTTTAAATGTAAGAACTCCTCCAATACCCAATTTAAAGGTGTTTAGCGAAATTACTTTTTCTGCATCTGTTATTGTGCCTGAAAAGCAGTGAAAAATTCCTTTTAACGAAGTTTGTTTATATGCAGAAACTATTTCAAATGCCTCGTTAAATGCATTTCGTGTATGAATAATAATTGGCAAGTCAAATTCAATAGCAATTTCAATTTGTTCGGCAAAGGCCTTTTTTTGTTCCTTTTCAAGTGTTTTATCCCAATACAAATCAATGCCAATTTCTCCAATTCCATGAAATACTTTTTGTTGTTTATTGGCTGTAACTTTTTGTTTTACCCAATCCAACTGTTGGTGGTAATTTTGTGTTACTGAACACGGATGAATGCCAATAAGGGGAAAGCAATTAGATGGATATTTCGATGATAATCTCATCATTTCCTCATAGCTAGACTCATCTACATTGGGCAAATAAAATTTGGTAACAGTGTTTTTTATGGCATTGTCAATCACAGAGTCGATATCCTCTTTAAATTCATCGGAAAACAAGTGTGTATGCGTGTCAATAAATGCCATAAGCTGTTTTGCTAAAATTATTACTTTTTTATACAATGTGCCCTATGTTTTATATACTTTCAATTTTGTACTTTTAGTCAAGGCTAAATAGTATTATTTTTTATTTTAAAGCAAAGCCTAATTCGTATGGTGATTTTTAAGAAATTTGTTTTTGATTCAGCTCATTTTTTGCCAAATGTTCCTGATGGGCATAAGTGCAAACGTGTTCACGGGCATACCTATAAGCTTACTATTTTTATAGAAGGAGATTTGCAAGAAAAGTTAGATTGGGTAATGGATTTTGGCGATTTAAAAAGTGTTGTTAATCCTGTTGTAGATAGATTGGACCATAATTTTTTGAACGATATATCCGGCTTAGATAATCCCACTTGCGAACGAATAGCTCAATGGATTTGGGAACAAATAAAATCTCAATTGCCCGGCTTGGTAAAAATTGAATTGTACGAAACACCTACTTCGGGTGTAATTTACACAGGAAAATAAGTTACATGTTTTTTACACTATCCAAAATAACATCATTTTTAACATTTCCATTTACTTGGGTTGTAGTGTTGTTACTACTTTCTTTTTTTTGGAAGAAAGAGGTAGTAAAAAGAAAGTTGTGGATAGCCTCGATTGTGGTTTTACTGTTTTTTTCTAATGGTTTTATTTTGGATGAAGTAATGAGGTATTGGGAAGTGCAGGCTATTAAACAAAATGAGATACCAGCAAACATAACTACTGCTATTATTTTGGGCGGAAATGTTAGTTATGATGAGAGTTTGGATAGAGTGCAGATTCATAGAAGTGCAGATAGACTGATGCAAACAGTTGATTTGTACAAGAAAGGTATCGTGAAAAAAATAATTTTTACAGGTGGCTCTGCAAGCCTAGTTTATAAGCATAAAAGAGAGGCATTTTATGCCAAACGATTGTTGTTGAATTTAGGCGTGAAAATGGAAGATATTTACATTGAGTACGATTCTAAGAATACGTATGAGAATGCAATTTTTACGAAAGCAATTACTGAAAAGGAATTTCCGGCTCAAACATTTTTGTTGGTTACATCGGCATTTCATATGAGGCGTTCTATTCAATGTTTTGAAAAGGCGGGAATTTCTGTTTTCGCTTATAGTGCCGATAGATACAGCGGACCTAGGAAGTTTTATTTAGATCATTTGTTATTGCCTAATGCAGAAGCACTTGCTATTTGGAATATTGTTATTCACGAAATTGTTGGAACCATTACCTATAAAATTAAAGGATACATATAGAGAATTTTGAATTTCTGAATTATTATTAGAGGATAGAATGTCCGTTAAGAAAAACATACCAAACAGTAAAAAGAGCGCAGTTTCTAAAACTCCGGGTTATAAGGCTTATTTCCCTTGGATTATCGTAATTGCAATTTGTGTTGTTACTATTTTATCTTATCTCCCTGTTTTTGATGAAAAAAAAGAGTTTACCAACTGGGATGACCCGGTATATGTTACCGAGAATAAATTAATTAGAAGCACTAATGCTGAAAATATAAAAAAAATATTTAGTCCTAAAACAGATGTTTCGCTTAATTACCATCCGTTAACCGTTTATTCGTTGGCATTAAATTATAAAAGTGGGCAACTAAATCCGCGTCCATATTTTAAAACAAACCTTTTAATTCATGTTGCTAATGTAGCATTGGTTTTCTATTTAATTTTTTTATTTTCCGGCAGCAATTTATTTGTTGCCTCTGCTGTTGCTGCTTGGTTTGGGCTTCATCCCATGCATGTAGAATCAGTTGCTTGGATATCGGAACGAAAAGACGTTTTATATACTTTTTTCTTTTTGTCAGCACTAATTGCATATGTAAAGTATCTAGATAAAAAACATATTTATTTTATACTCATATGCTTTTTGTTTTTTGTTTGCTCCGGATTATCAAAAGCAATGGCAGCCCCTTTGCCATTCGTCCTTATTTTAATCGATTATTTAAAGCAACGTAAAATAAATCTTAAAGTTTTGTTGGAGAAAATCCCCTTTTTAGCATTTGCGTTTTTAATTGGAATAAATGCCGTAATTATTCAGTCAAAAGAGGCTATTAATGAGTTTGATACATTTACCTTATTTCAACGTTTAATGTTTGCTTCTTATGGTTTTGTAATCTATATCCAAAAAATGTTTGTGCCTATTAGTTTATCGGCATTTTATCCATACCCGAGTTTAGATAATTTGGGAAATATTCCGGTGTTTTTTTATTTAGCGCCAGTTGTTGCAGTCGCAATAGTAGTAGGTTCAATTATTGCGTTGTATAAGTATAAAAAAGAATGGCTTCCGTATGCTGTATTTGGTTTTACATTTTATTTTTTAACTATAGCCATGGTGTTGCAGTTTATATCTGTTGGTAGTGCATTAATGGCAGATAGATATACCTACTTGTCGTATATCGGGTTGTTTTTTCTAGTTGCTTTTTTAATGAATAAATTACTTGGCGATAAAAAAATTGTATTGATATTGATTATAGTTGTTACCAGCTCATTGCTGGCAAGTGCATGTTACGATAGAGTGAAAATTTGGCAGAATAACGATACGTTGTGGAGTGATGTAATTAAAAAGTATCCATTACAGGTTCAAGTAGCGTACAAGAATCGAGGAAATTATTATGCTCAAATAGGGAGATTAGATGAGGCTTATAAAGACCATATGACATTAATTAATATGAAGTCAACAGATGCAGGTGTATATGTTAATTTTGCAAATATTTGTGGCTTACGAAAGGAATTTGATAAGTCGCTAGAAGCATATTCAAAAGCATTGGAGCTAAAAAAGGAAAATACATTTGATATTTATTTAAACAGGGGTATTACGTATGCAATGGCTAATAAATTTAACGAAGCCATTAGTGATTTTAGCGTTGCAGATTCTATGCAGCCTAAGAATGAAAAATTGTATCAAAATAGGTCGTTTGTATTATTGCAAGCACAACAATACGAAGCATCTATTCGTGATTACAATTTTTTGATTGAGATTTTTCCTAGTGAAAAGGATTATTATTTTAATAGAGGGCTTGCTTATTTTAACCTGTCAAAATACTCCGAAGCTATAACAGATTTTAATTCGAGTATTAAATTAAAACCTGATTATGCCCAAGCCTATTTTAATTTGTCTGTAATCTATAATCAACTAAAGGACTATAACGCTGCGCTTGAAAATGCTAAGAGAGCAAAGCAATTTGGACATCCGGTTACCGATGCCTATTTGAACGAGCTTTCTTCTAAGTAAATTCATTTTATTTAAAAACAAGAGCGCTCTCGAATTTTAATTCGGGAGCGCTCTTGTTTTTAATTCTATTTATTTCAATTTAATATTGTAGGTGTTGTTATTTATTGTTACCGTAGCATCGTTATCACAGGCTCCAGAGCCAAAGTCTATAGTTCTAGTTAGCTTATTAGCAGGTGTAATGTCAATTGTGCCTTGCACAAAATGCTTCTTGCATCCGGGAGCCATATTTCTAATTAAGGGGCTTGTAATTTGGGAAGTAAACGAATTTCCATTTGCTTTTGTTCCACTTGCGCTACCAGTAATGCTGTATTGGTCATCTATCCAAGTGTAAGTGGAAGAACCTGCTGTCCATTCTCTATTTCTGTTCGATTGCCAAGTAATTGTTCCTCCTCCATTAGCAGACGATAATATGATAGAGCCATTTACTACAATATCATAATTTAAATTACCAGCCGCATTTCTACCTTTATTAGTAATTACTTTTGTCCCGATAACTTGATTATCGTTAACAAAATAGCTGTTTGGTGTTATGGTAATAACAGTTGCAGAGTCTCTGTATTTGCCGGTATAAGTAATTATAATCTGACCTCTTCTGTTTCTGCCGTCTAAACATAAGCAATTTGATGAACCAAAGTCTATTGTAATGGTGTCTGTGTTTGAAGAAACCGCAGTATCTCTTGTAATTGTTACACAGCCACTTAAAAGACTAAAATTAGTTGGGTCATTTTTATAGGAACTCATTGTGTTTGATGAAGCAGCTTCATTAGCCATGTTGTGCATATCGTTAAATGTTTGTTCTGCTAACGCATTATCACTAGCATCTGAAGTGTCATTGTCTTCATCCTTTTCTTTTCGGCAAGAAGTTAAAAACAAACTACCTACGACTAAAGTAGATAAGGCGACTTTAAATAAATTTCTTGTTTTCATATTCTATAGTTTTATTGATTTCTTGTTGGTATGACCAAGCAAAACATAAAAGGTTTAATCTGTATGTAAAATTTTTTTAATTAACCTATCTTTTTGAAAGATACTCGTTTATGATTAAAACTGAAATCCAGCAGTTAGTGTAGCCTGGCTTGTCCAAAAGCTATGATGCGCTTTTCCTGTTCCAATAACCAGCACATCCATATAGTTTGCAAAGGTTATTTTTCCTACTGTTTCAACAAAAAAATAGTTAAATGCCGTAAATCGTAGTCCGGCTTCAGGTCCGGTAACTATTCCAGCTATGTGAAATTTGTTATCTAGCTTATTGCCAAACAGTGTAACATTGGTTTTGGGTATTACCATTCCTAGCCCGTATTTAACAATGCCATTGATCGCAAATTTTTTGTTTTTTGATGACAGAAAATCAAATCTCTTAATTCCGTTTACCATTAAAAAATTTGCGCCATCTGTATGTTCAAATAATAAAAAATCACGATCCACTAAAGTATCTTGATTAAAGTAAGATCCTCTGATTGTTCCTTCTAAATGGAGCGTTTGGTTGTCTTTTATGACATATTTTGTGTGGTCAAAATTTATTTCAATCCCCAAATTGTATTTATCGTTAAAAAAATAGCCAACTCTATAAACATACTGCGGCACTGTTAAAGGCTTATTTAGCATGTTTTCAAAGTCTGATTTGTCTTCGGCTGCAACATTTTTCAGAACAAAGTCATACTTGTCAGAACCATCATCTTTAAAATGAAGATTACTCTTACTATACGTTGCTCGAGTATAACCCCAAGAAAAATAAAACGTTCCTTTTGTTTTGGTTTCTAATGAAGTGGAAGGTTGAGATTGGGAGAAGAATGATAAAAGGCAAAAGAATAGCGTAATTAAATGCTTATACATAGTTGTTTTCGATTCTAATTTAAATACCACTCAATAAGTTCTATCGCAGTTGATTGATTAGTATTTGGATTATTTGTAATTGCTAGTAATTCTTCAATGCTAATTTTTCCATCCAAATTGTTATCTGCAAATTGGTACTTAGGTGGATAATTATTTTTTCCTTTCAAAGAAGTTGAATGACTCCTCATAGCCAGGGTGCTTTCATCTTCTAATTCTAGTGCAGAAAATGTTTTTTTATCTTCTGTTAAAAGTGCATAAGTAAAGTGTTTTTCGTTTAATACCAATTTCTTCGAAACATTTTTTTGCTCATTGGTAATAAATATATTTTCTGAGTTATTCAATTGTAGATTATCTTCTTTTGAAATGTCAAAAATATAATTTTTATCAGCCTCAACTCCTTTAAAAACGAACTCTCCGTTTTTGTCGGATGTGGCTGTTGCAATAATGTTGTTGTTTGCAATATTTACTAAATTTATTTTTGTGAATGCAAGGGGTTGATTGTCCTTGTTTGTTACAACGCCTCTATAGTTTGCTTCAAAAACAGAGTCGTCTTCTTCTAAAATCATCAATGTTTCTTTTTTTTCGGCTTCTAAAAATTTGAACTCAAAGCGTTCATTAGTTTTTGCAATTACTTGTACTTGTTCGCCTTTTTTGTTTTTCATGATAATTTTGTCGTTTATTTTTAGGGCATAATCTGTATCATCAATAATTACCACAAATTTTTCATCTGCAGGAAGCTCCGTAAAAACAAAACCGCCTTTGTCATTTGTGATAGACGATTGAATTATTTCTCCGGCTTCATTAAGCAAGCTTACTCGAGTATGCTTAATAGGTTCTGTAGTTGCTTCAATAGACAAATTGCCAAGTATTTTTTTTGTTTTAGGTTTTGCAACAGTAACAGCATCTGTTGTGCTTTGCTTTATAAAGATATTACTAGAGAAATCCGAAAAATATTTTTCATCGTCTTTAAACGCTTTTTCTCCATCAAAAATTATTTTTAAAAAAGGATATTGGTACTTAGTTAAATCAATAGTTTTAGAGGTTTTTTCAAAAAAAACTACTTCAGTTTCGTAGTACGGAAGTATAGACTTTTTATCATCAGTAACTTGTGATGTATATACCATTAAGTGCATATTTACACATCCGGGAGCTTCAAATGTGATTTTATGATCTTCTCCGGTAAAGTCTAGATCAAACGCGAATTTTCCGGATTTTGTTGTAGTAACTTCCTTTATCAGCGCATCATTTCGGTATAGCTTTATAATAGCGTCTTTTAGTGCAGTGTTGTTTTTTATAGCCTTACCTTTCAATTCGAGATAGCCTCTTATTTGACTAGAAAGCTGGAGTGCATTAAGGATTAGAATCATCGAGAAAAAAAATATTTTCCCTGGTAATATTCTTAAAGATTTTATTTTCACTTTATTCAACACTTTTCCTATCTAAATTTCTTATATATTTAAGTAATGCAAAAAACTAATTTACAATTATTTACTAATTCATGGTATAATCCTGGTCGTAATTATTTGGTACGTTCTGTTTGGTTTGTGGTGAGTGCGCTGTTTTTTTTGTCAGGATTCCCCATTAATTCTTTTAAAATTTTTTTGCTTCGCCTTTTTGGCGCAAGAATAGGTAAGATGGTAGTTGTTAAGCCTGGAGTTAATATTAAATATCCTTGGAAGTTGAGTATTGGGGATAATTCTTGGCTTGGAGAGCGTGTTTGGATTGATAATTTAACTAATGTAACTATTGAAGCTAATTGTTGTATTTCGCAAGGTGCAATGTTGCTCACGGGAAATCATAATTACAAAAAGCAAACATTCGATTTGATTGTTGGTGAAATTGTTTTAGAAGAAGGTGTGTGGATAGGAGCCCAATCTGTTGTTTGTCCTGGAGTTGTATGCGGTTCGCATGCTGTGCTTACCGTTGGATCTGTTGCTACCAAAACGATGGAGCCTTATTTTGTTTACCAAGGTAATCCGGCTATTCAAGTTAAAAAAAGAGAAATTAATTAAGCTACACTGTGAAAGTTTCTATCATTACAGTTTGTTATAATAGTGCAAATACGATTGAATCTACCATTAAGTCGGTTATAGAGCAAAGCTATCCTGAAATTGAGTACATACTCATTGATGGATTATCAAAAGATGGAACACTTGGTATAATAGAAAAATAC from Bacteroidota bacterium includes these protein-coding regions:
- a CDS encoding tetratricopeptide repeat protein, which gives rise to MSVKKNIPNSKKSAVSKTPGYKAYFPWIIVIAICVVTILSYLPVFDEKKEFTNWDDPVYVTENKLIRSTNAENIKKIFSPKTDVSLNYHPLTVYSLALNYKSGQLNPRPYFKTNLLIHVANVALVFYLIFLFSGSNLFVASAVAAWFGLHPMHVESVAWISERKDVLYTFFFLSALIAYVKYLDKKHIYFILICFLFFVCSGLSKAMAAPLPFVLILIDYLKQRKINLKVLLEKIPFLAFAFLIGINAVIIQSKEAINEFDTFTLFQRLMFASYGFVIYIQKMFVPISLSAFYPYPSLDNLGNIPVFFYLAPVVAVAIVVGSIIALYKYKKEWLPYAVFGFTFYFLTIAMVLQFISVGSALMADRYTYLSYIGLFFLVAFLMNKLLGDKKIVLILIIVVTSSLLASACYDRVKIWQNNDTLWSDVIKKYPLQVQVAYKNRGNYYAQIGRLDEAYKDHMTLINMKSTDAGVYVNFANICGLRKEFDKSLEAYSKALELKKENTFDIYLNRGITYAMANKFNEAISDFSVADSMQPKNEKLYQNRSFVLLQAQQYEASIRDYNFLIEIFPSEKDYYFNRGLAYFNLSKYSEAITDFNSSIKLKPDYAQAYFNLSVIYNQLKDYNAALENAKRAKQFGHPVTDAYLNELSSK
- a CDS encoding carboxypeptidase regulatory-like domain-containing protein, encoding MILILNALQLSSQIRGYLELKGKAIKNNTALKDAIIKLYRNDALIKEVTTTKSGKFAFDLDFTGEDHKITFEAPGCVNMHLMVYTSQVTDDKKSILPYYETEVVFFEKTSKTIDLTKYQYPFLKIIFDGEKAFKDDEKYFSDFSSNIFIKQSTTDAVTVAKPKTKKILGNLSIEATTEPIKHTRVSLLNEAGEIIQSSITNDKGGFVFTELPADEKFVVIIDDTDYALKINDKIIMKNKKGEQVQVIAKTNERFEFKFLEAEKKETLMILEEDDSVFEANYRGVVTNKDNQPLAFTKINLVNIANNNIIATATSDKNGEFVFKGVEADKNYIFDISKEDNLQLNNSENIFITNEQKNVSKKLVLNEKHFTYALLTEDKKTFSALELEDESTLAMRSHSTSLKGKNNYPPKYQFADNNLDGKISIEELLAITNNPNTNQSTAIELIEWYLN
- a CDS encoding WcaF family extracellular polysaccharide biosynthesis acetyltransferase, yielding MQKTNLQLFTNSWYNPGRNYLVRSVWFVVSALFFLSGFPINSFKIFLLRLFGARIGKMVVVKPGVNIKYPWKLSIGDNSWLGERVWIDNLTNVTIEANCCISQGAMLLTGNHNYKKQTFDLIVGEIVLEEGVWIGAQSVVCPGVVCGSHAVLTVGSVATKTMEPYFVYQGNPAIQVKKREIN